CGGTACTCCTCGGCGGCCAGGCCCACCGCCGACGCCTTCACCCGCAGCGGCAGGTCCTTGGAGACCAGCACCACGTCCCTGCCCTCGTGCGACAGCCACCCGGCCACCGAGAGGATGCGGGTGTCGTTGTCACCGAGCCGGAACCCGTCGGGCAGGATCCCGGGGTCCGCGTGGTTGAGCTCCACGCGCAGCGAGCCGCCCAGGTCGCCGAGCGGGATGGCCTCGTCCAGCCGGCCGTGCTCCAGTCGCAGATCGTCCAGCATGCGCAGCGCCTGCCGGGCGAAGTAGCCCAGCTCGGGGTGGTGGCGCTTGGCCTCGAGTTCGGTGATGACGACGATGGGGAGGACGACCTCGTGCTCGGCGAACCGGGTCATCGCCCCCGGGTCGGCGAGCAGGACACTGGTGTCGAGGACGTAGGTGCGCCGCTCCGGCTGCTGACGGTCGCGGCGCGAGGAGGATGTGGCCACTCGGTCTCCTTCGGGTCCCGCGGCCGGGTCGCAGCCCCGCGCGCGGACGCCCATTCATGTGGTCCGGAGGGTTGTTTCCGGATCGGCGGAGCGCCCCGGCCCGGTCGTGCGACCCGCGGGGTCCACGACGGGGAGGGCGCCCCGCCGAACCACGTGTCAGGAACCGAAGCGCCGGTGCCGCGCGGCGTAGGAGCGGAGCGCCCGGAGGAAGTCGACCTTGCGGAAGTCCGGCCAGTGGACCTCGCAGAAGTGGAACTCCGAGTGGGCGCTCTGCCAGAGCATGAAGCCGGAGAGGCGTTGCTCTCCCGACGTCCGGATGACCAGATCGGGGTCGGGCTGGCCGCGCGTGTAGAGATGCTCGGCGATGTGCTCCACGTCGAGGACCTCGGCGAGCTCCTCGATGCTGGTGCCCTTGCCCGCCTGCTCGAGGAGCAGTGAGCGCACCGCATCAGCGATCTCACGCCTACCTCCATACCCAACGGCGACGTTCACAATCAGCCCAGGGCGGTCGGATGTGGTCTCCTCGGCGTCTTTGAGGACGCGAGCGGTCGAGTCGGGCAGCAGGTCCATGGCCCCGACGGCCTTGACGTGCCAGCCGTCGCGGGCGAGCTTGGAGACGGTGTCCTCGATGATGTCCAGCAGCGGGTCGAGCTCCTTGGCGGGCCGGTTGAGGTTGTCGGTGGACAGCATCCACAGCGTGACCAGCTCGACCCCGGCCTCGGTGCACCAGTGCAGCAGCTCGGTGATCTTGTCGGCGCCGCGCTGGTGGCCGGTGTTGACGTCGGCCAGCCCCATGGAACGGGCCCAGCGGCGGTTGCCGTCCAGGATCACGCCGACATGACGCGGGACCTCGTCGGTGGGCAGCGACGCCTCGACCCGGTGCTCGTACATCCGGTAGATGGACTCGCGCAGCGCCCCGTACACCCCGCTGCGCCTGATCGCCGCGGTCAGCCGTTCCCGCCGAACCGTCATGGGCTCTTCCTCCCGCGCGCGTCCACCCGTCGGACGACGCTCAATTATGGCCCGTATCGCCGTGTGTGAGGCCCGTCTACGACATTCCGTCCGGCTCGCCCGGTTTCGTGTTCACCCGGCGTTCAGTATGTGTAGACGCGGCACGCGCCCGGTCGGTTTGCCGGTGCGGCCGTCGGACGGCGGCGGGCGGCGGCGCGAGGTCGGGGCAGGGGCCGGCCTGGCGCTCGGTCTCGGCGAGCAGCGTGGTCAGGAACCGGGAGAGTTCGGCGGACGTGAGCACCGCGCGCACACCCCGGCCGCCCGCCCCCCACGCCTCGATCACGGCACGGCGGGCCACCCGCCATCTCCCCTGGGCCGAGGCGCGTGCGGCAGGAAAGGCGTCGGGCTGCGCGTCGGGTCCCGGGAGCCACACCGAGGAGGTGCGGACGGAGCAGCGCAGCTCGCCCGTGCTGGTCACGTCCACCCGGTCGCGGTAGCGGAGGGCGAACAGCTCCGGGTCGGGCGAGGGCGGTCCGGCCGCGCCCGCGCACCGGCAGTGCGCACGCCCGGCGGTACGGGGGACGACGGGGTGGGACGGGGGGAAACGGTCGTCCGGATCCGGCCACTGCAGCGCCTCCGGCGAGTCGTCCGCGCGCGCCGCCGCGAGCCGTTCGGCCAGCGCCGCCAGCAGGTAGCCGCACCGCTGGCCGACCACGCCGAACGGCCGGCCGTCCCGGTGCAGCTCCAGCGTGACCTCGTACGGAGTCCCACCGCGGTCACGCTCGGCCACCGGGATCACCGCCAGCGACGATCCGTCCGTGCAGCGCAGGCACCCCACACCGGTACGGTAGGCCGCCCCGTCGCCATGATCACACCCGTGTTGCGCCGGGTTCGCGTAATGGATGCCCCAATCACCGGAGCGGCGGACCCGGGGCGGCTCAGACCTTGGGGCCGGCGGCGCGGGCTCGTTCGACGTGCTGCAGGGCGTCGCGGAGCTCGGCGAGCCATTCGTCGGCGTTGCGCCCCACGAGGCGCACGCACCACGCGAGGGCGTCGCTGCGGCTGCGGGCCACGCCCGCGTCGACCAGGGTGTCGAGCACGCGGCGCTCGGGCTGGCGCAGCCGGGTCATCACGGGGACCGACAGGCTGGTGAACATCTCCCGCTGGTCGCCGCAGGCGGCTCCCCAGGAGACCTTGTGGCCGAAGCGGTGTTCGGCCTCGCGGGCGATGGCGACGCGGCGGTCGCGGGTCTCCTCGCGGTGGCGCTGGATGTGCCCGGCCAGCACGGCGGCGCGCTCGACGTCGGAGACGTCCTCGGCGAGCCGGGGCGGGGCCAGGGTGCCGACCACCGTGACCTCCTCACGGTCGACGACCACCTCGGGCGGGCCCTCGAACCAGTCCTGCGGCAGCCGTCCGGTGAACCAGCCCCGCAGCTTCTCCGCCGCTTCAGTTGTATTCATGTAATCAATATTACTGCGATAGCCGAGGGCGGAACAGCACGAAGGCACGTCCGTTCACGGGGGGCGTAATCGCCCCGGGATCGCCCGGGATCAGAGGCCGGAGTCGGCCAGGCGGGCGCCCATCTGCGGGTTGACGCGGACGGCGCCCTTCATGTTGTTGGTGTAGACGTCCTGCACCTGCACGACGGTGCCCCGGCGGGGGGCGGCGAGCATCTTGCCCTCGCCCAGGTAGAGGGCGATGTGGGAGATGTAGCCGGGGGCGGTCGGGTCGTTGGCCCAGATGAGCATGTCGCCGGGACGGGCCTTGCTGTACGGGAGCACCCAGCCGGCACGGGCCTGGTCGGCGGCGACGCGGGGCAGCTTGATGCCGGCCCGGGCGAAGGCGTACTGCATGAGGCCGGAGCAGTCGTAGCCGCCCTCGGACTCGGACTCGCCGCCCCAGACGTAGGGCCAGCCGAGACGGGTGTGGGCCGCCCTGATGACCGTCTGAACCTGGAGCGCGTTCATCACCTGGCCGCGGGCCTTGGGCAGGCTCCCGCCGGGGGCCGGGACGTCGATCTCCGGGTTGACCTCGACGGTCTTGGTGCCCTTGGGGAGCAGCTTGCGCAGGGCCTTCGCGAGCTTCTTGCGGTCGGTCTTGGACTCGGCGCTGATCAGCACCGCGTTGCCGGCGGGGACGCCCAGGGAGCGGGCGGCCGTCCGGGAGATCACGGCGTCGACGTCGCCGAGGCCCATGGTCGCGTAGGCGCCGACCCGCATCCGGGACTGCCGCTGCTGCCCGCCGACGGGGATCTGGGTGCCGAGTCGGACGCCGCCGTCGTTGCCCATGGTGAAGGAGATGGCGATGTCGCCGCCCGCGATGTTGCGCCACAGGTCGTCGGACTGGGCGGTGGGCTTCGGCGTGAACGCGCGGAAGGTGGAGGGATCGACGCCGAGGAGACCGACGCGCTTGTTGCCCACCATCGCCTGCGCCGCGTCCATGACCTCGACGCGGTCGACGCCCTTGAGCCCGCGGACGCGCTCGACGACGTCGGACGGCAGCGAGCCCGTGGCGGCGGCCATGAGGTGCGGGGTCGCCCGGTCGCCGAGCGGGGCGACCGCGGTGGGCGAGACGTACGAGCCCGAGGAGGCGGCGACGTACCGCTGGGCCCCGGCCCGGACGGGTGTCTCGTCCGGCGCCTGCCTCCAGGAGGCCACCAGGGCCCCGTTCACGGCGAGGGATGTCAGCACGCCGACGCCGATGACCGTCGGTAGAACGCGGCGGCTCGGCCTTCGCACGGCAACACTCCCTCGTCAGTGACCCCATCGGCCCGGCAGGTCCCCCGGCCGGCGCACGCGCCCGACTATCGCCCATGGATCCGACGAACGTCCAGGTACCCGGACGGTTCGCCCGCATCCTCGAGCCCGGGGCGACACTTCGTCAGGACGACGTGCGTTACCCAGTGGTAACACCAACCGGGAAAGAGATCAAGGTCACGGTCTCACCAAGTCCCCAACGAGTCCCATTAAACGAGGGTTCCCGCCACCTCACAGGGGTTTCCGCCAGACGACCGACGGCTATCGGCCGGCGAGTTCGGCGGTCAGCTCGGCCGGTGTGGTCACCGGGAGGCGGCAGGTGAAGTCACGGCAGACGTACGCCGCCGGAACGCCGCCCACCAGCCCGCGGCCGACCAGCAGGGGGACGCCCTCGGAGCCGTCGCCGGAGCCCAGGGTGATCACCGTGCCGGGGGCGACGGCCGCCAACGCGGCACCATGGAGGGCCCGGGTGCGTTCGTCGGCGGGGTCGCCCACGATGGCGATCTCCAGGGGGCCCGCGGCCAGGGCCTCCGCCACCGCCAGGCCCCATCCGGCGAAGCGCGCGTGCTGCTCCGCCAGCAGCGTGGCCGGGCCGAGCGCGGACATGGCGGCCTCGCGGTGCCGGGCCGAGCCGGTCAGCGCCGCGTACGACAGGAGCGCGCCGGCGGCGGCCGACTGGCCCGACGGCGCCGCGTTGTCGGTGGGGTCCTGCGGGCGGCGGAAGAGGCGTTCGGCGTCGTCGGCCGTGTCGTAGAAGCCGCCGTGACCGTCCTCGAAGTGGGTGAGTACCGCCTCCAGCAGCGTCCCCGCGAGGCGGACGTGGGCGGGGTCGCCGGTGACGGCGTGCAGGGCGAGGAGTCCCTCGGCGACGTCGGCGTAGTCCTCCAGGACGCCCGCGTTCGCGCCCGCCGCCCCGTCGCGGGACGTCCGGATCAGCCGGCCGTCCACCAGATGGACGTTCTCGATCAGATGGACGATCTGCCCGGCGGCCACGACCAGGTCGGGACGCCCGAGCAGCGCCCCGCAGTCGGCGAGGGCGGCGACGGCCAACCCGTTCCAGGCCGCCACCACCTTGTCGTCGCGGGCGGGCGGCACCCGTTCCTCACGGGCCGCCAGCAGTTGCGCGCGGATGCGGCGGTACCGCTCGGGGTCGGCGGGATCGGCGAGCAGTTGCAGGACCGAGCTGCCGTGCTCGAACGTCCCGGCCGCCGTCACCCGGAACATCCCCGCCGCGTCCGCGCCGTCGGCGTCCCCCAGCGCGGCGCGGAGCTCCTCCGGCGTCCACACGTAGAACCTGCCCTCGACACCCTCGCTGTCGGCGTCGAGCGCGGACGCCAGCCCGCCCTGGGACGTGCGGAGGTCGCGCAGCATCCAGTCGCAGGTCTCCAACGCGATCCGCTTGGCCAGCGGGTCCCCGGTCAAACGCCACCAGTGGGCGTAGACACGGGCGAGCAGCGCGTTGTCGTACAGCATCTTCTCGAAGTGCGGCACCACCCAGGAGTCGTCCACGGAGTAGCGCGCGAACCCCCCGCCGAGCTGGTCGTACATGCCGCCGCGCGCCATCGCCTCCAGCGTGTGCGAGGCCATCGCGAGCGACTGGCCGTCATCGGTACGGGCGTGGTGGCGCAGCAGGAACTCCAGCACCATCGACGGCGGGAACTTGGGCGCGCCCCCGAACCCCCCGCGCGCCGCGTCGTAGGAGTCGGCCAGCGAGGTCACCGCCTGCGCGAGCCGCTCCTCCGAGGGCGGCTCGGCCCCGCCCAGGGCAGAACCCCGTGAGGTCAGCGCGTCCACCACCTGCCGCCCTTGGCCCACCACCTCGTCGCGCTGCTCACGCCATGCGCGGGCGACCGCGTCCAACAGCGCCCGGAAGCGCGGACGGGGGAAGTAGGTGCCGCAGTAGAACGGCGCGCCGTCGGGCGTCATGAAGACCGTCATCGGCCAGCCGCCCTGGCCGGTCATGGCCTGGGTCGCCTCCATGTAGACGGCGTCGACGTCGGGCCGCTCCTCCCTGTCGACCTTCACGTTCACGAACAGCTCGTTCATGTGGCGCGCGGTCTCGGCGTCCTCGAAGGACTCGTGCGCCATCACGTGGCACCAGTGGCAGGCGGCGTAGCCGACGCTCAGCAGGATCGGCACGTCGCGGGTCCTGGCCTCCGCGAACGCCTCCTCGCCCCACTCCCACCAGTCCACCGGGTTGTCCGCGTGCTGGAGGAGGTACGGGCTCGTCGCGTCCTTGAGACGATTCATGGGTGCTCCCCTATCGGGCGGAAAGGTTCTTGACGGCGACGCCGATGGCCCGGTGGAACGTCGGGTAGGCGTAGATCATGTGCTGCAGGCGTTCGGTCGGGACCTCGGCGTGGACCGCCACCGACAGGGCGCCCAGCACCTCGCCCCCGGCGGGTCCGGCCGAGGTCGCGCCGATCAGGACGCCCCGGTCGGCGTCCTCGACCAGCTTGAT
The DNA window shown above is from Thermomonospora umbrina and carries:
- a CDS encoding isoprenyl transferase; translation: MTVRRERLTAAIRRSGVYGALRESIYRMYEHRVEASLPTDEVPRHVGVILDGNRRWARSMGLADVNTGHQRGADKITELLHWCTEAGVELVTLWMLSTDNLNRPAKELDPLLDIIEDTVSKLARDGWHVKAVGAMDLLPDSTARVLKDAEETTSDRPGLIVNVAVGYGGRREIADAVRSLLLEQAGKGTSIEELAEVLDVEHIAEHLYTRGQPDPDLVIRTSGEQRLSGFMLWQSAHSEFHFCEVHWPDFRKVDFLRALRSYAARHRRFGS
- a CDS encoding C40 family peptidase, translated to MRRPSRRVLPTVIGVGVLTSLAVNGALVASWRQAPDETPVRAGAQRYVAASSGSYVSPTAVAPLGDRATPHLMAAATGSLPSDVVERVRGLKGVDRVEVMDAAQAMVGNKRVGLLGVDPSTFRAFTPKPTAQSDDLWRNIAGGDIAISFTMGNDGGVRLGTQIPVGGQQRQSRMRVGAYATMGLGDVDAVISRTAARSLGVPAGNAVLISAESKTDRKKLAKALRKLLPKGTKTVEVNPEIDVPAPGGSLPKARGQVMNALQVQTVIRAAHTRLGWPYVWGGESESEGGYDCSGLMQYAFARAGIKLPRVAADQARAGWVLPYSKARPGDMLIWANDPTAPGYISHIALYLGEGKMLAAPRRGTVVQVQDVYTNNMKGAVRVNPQMGARLADSGL
- a CDS encoding thioredoxin domain-containing protein encodes the protein MNRLKDATSPYLLQHADNPVDWWEWGEEAFAEARTRDVPILLSVGYAACHWCHVMAHESFEDAETARHMNELFVNVKVDREERPDVDAVYMEATQAMTGQGGWPMTVFMTPDGAPFYCGTYFPRPRFRALLDAVARAWREQRDEVVGQGRQVVDALTSRGSALGGAEPPSEERLAQAVTSLADSYDAARGGFGGAPKFPPSMVLEFLLRHHARTDDGQSLAMASHTLEAMARGGMYDQLGGGFARYSVDDSWVVPHFEKMLYDNALLARVYAHWWRLTGDPLAKRIALETCDWMLRDLRTSQGGLASALDADSEGVEGRFYVWTPEELRAALGDADGADAAGMFRVTAAGTFEHGSSVLQLLADPADPERYRRIRAQLLAAREERVPPARDDKVVAAWNGLAVAALADCGALLGRPDLVVAAGQIVHLIENVHLVDGRLIRTSRDGAAGANAGVLEDYADVAEGLLALHAVTGDPAHVRLAGTLLEAVLTHFEDGHGGFYDTADDAERLFRRPQDPTDNAAPSGQSAAAGALLSYAALTGSARHREAAMSALGPATLLAEQHARFAGWGLAVAEALAAGPLEIAIVGDPADERTRALHGAALAAVAPGTVITLGSGDGSEGVPLLVGRGLVGGVPAAYVCRDFTCRLPVTTPAELTAELAGR